A window of Tautonia plasticadhaerens contains these coding sequences:
- a CDS encoding metal-dependent hydrolase, whose product MGLMDFKGVRITWLGHSTFLIAAPEGPTLLVDPFLASNPKCPKQFHDVRCDAIAITHGHADHLADVFSAAERCSGKVVGMYDLTGWLGTKGVDGEKLLGMNKGGSVRLGTPDIALTMTDARHSSSWTEPDGTVVYLGEPGGYVVTFSNDFRLYIAGDTSLFGDMALIRELYAPDAAILPIGDHYTMDPRAAAHACRLLGVEAAIPCHYGTFPPLIGTPEQFRNHVQGLGLSTEVISTEPGGTIS is encoded by the coding sequence ATGGGGCTGATGGACTTCAAGGGCGTCCGCATCACCTGGCTGGGGCACTCGACCTTCCTGATCGCGGCCCCGGAGGGCCCGACGCTGCTGGTCGACCCGTTCCTGGCGAGCAACCCGAAGTGCCCGAAGCAGTTCCACGACGTCAGATGCGACGCGATCGCCATCACCCATGGCCACGCCGACCACCTGGCCGACGTCTTCTCGGCCGCCGAGCGGTGCTCGGGCAAGGTCGTCGGCATGTACGACCTGACCGGGTGGCTGGGGACCAAGGGGGTCGACGGCGAGAAGCTGCTGGGCATGAACAAGGGGGGCTCGGTCCGCCTGGGGACGCCGGACATCGCGTTGACGATGACCGACGCCCGGCACTCCTCCTCCTGGACCGAGCCGGACGGCACGGTGGTCTACCTCGGCGAGCCGGGCGGCTACGTCGTGACGTTCTCGAACGACTTCAGGCTCTACATCGCCGGGGACACCTCCCTGTTCGGCGACATGGCCCTGATCCGCGAGCTGTACGCCCCCGATGCGGCCATCCTGCCGATCGGCGACCATTACACGATGGACCCCCGGGCCGCGGCCCATGCCTGCCGGCTGCTCGGCGTGGAGGCGGCGATCCCGTGCCACTACGGCACGTTCCCGCCGCTGATCGGCACCCCGGAGCAGTTCCGCAACCACGTGCAGGGCCTCGGCCTCTCGACCGAGGTGATTTCCACCGAGCCGGGCGGGACGATCTCCTGA
- a CDS encoding carbon-nitrogen hydrolase family protein yields MSDRPFLVGMGQILVEGACPEANLDRASRAIGEAADRGCRLVVLPECLDLGWTDPSARSMAEPIPGPRSELLARQARDRQVFVAAGLVERSGDLLYNAAVLIGPEGRILLHHRKVNELDIALDLYAIGDRIGVAETELGTIGLATCADNFGSSLAIGHVLARMGAQLILSPSAWAVDAEHDHDRTPYGGIWLDSYTELARLYDLTILGVSNVGRLTAGPWGGRRVIGCSMAVGPGGEVLARGPYGERAESMIVVEVRPRPPIGRGTRIAEVLASRGYRGP; encoded by the coding sequence ATGAGCGACCGCCCGTTCCTCGTCGGCATGGGCCAGATCCTGGTCGAGGGGGCGTGCCCCGAGGCGAACCTCGACCGGGCCTCCCGGGCGATCGGCGAGGCGGCCGATCGGGGGTGTCGCCTCGTCGTCCTCCCGGAGTGCCTCGACCTGGGATGGACCGACCCCTCGGCCCGGTCGATGGCCGAGCCGATCCCCGGCCCTCGCTCCGAACTCCTCGCCCGGCAGGCTCGCGACCGCCAGGTCTTCGTGGCCGCCGGGCTCGTCGAGCGGTCGGGAGACCTCCTCTACAACGCCGCCGTCCTGATCGGCCCCGAGGGCCGGATCCTGCTGCACCACCGCAAGGTCAACGAGCTGGACATCGCGCTGGACCTCTACGCGATCGGCGACCGGATCGGGGTGGCCGAGACCGAATTGGGGACGATCGGCCTGGCCACCTGCGCCGACAACTTCGGCAGCTCGCTGGCCATCGGCCACGTCCTGGCCCGGATGGGGGCGCAGTTGATCCTCTCCCCGTCGGCCTGGGCGGTCGACGCCGAGCACGACCACGACCGGACGCCCTATGGCGGGATCTGGCTCGACTCGTATACCGAACTCGCCCGCCTCTACGACCTGACGATCCTCGGCGTCAGCAACGTCGGCCGGCTGACCGCCGGCCCCTGGGGAGGGCGCAGGGTCATCGGCTGCTCGATGGCCGTCGGCCCGGGCGGCGAGGTCCTCGCCCGGGGCCCGTACGGCGAACGCGCCGAGTCGATGATCGTCGTCGAGGTCCGGCCCCGGCCGCCGATCGGCCGGGGCACTCGGATCGCCGAGGTCCTGGCGTCCCGAGGGTACCGTGGGCCGTGA
- a CDS encoding multicopper oxidase domain-containing protein codes for MTFLRRTRPSRTRGRRPATLRGIRPTIQALEPRHLLAIIVPPTSDGPLHEPPVIRSVDGVLDADVTVIRAGLPGSGAPVLSGDMPIYSKPVPANYQPPAALNFAAGYQFTTADGTVLPPQFPGPLLKMEPGDTLDLILRNDLDGANDDPPPYPVAYTTNYHTHGFLVSPLGDGDNVYRAMLPDGTFRTRIELPETQQHGINWYHTHQHGSTADQVYGGLAGLIQVGDPLDPFPQYRGRFDERLLALTLGNVAVDPATGDRTPDDVGYINNNKPPYLQDWQKRVNGQLNPTFTLRPGETEIWTFASIGRTGFYNLGVVDADGEAPWQGTVIAHDGNSRDLVPRALSLDLPEPYLVEGLSFVAPGERLTMAVTAPTEPGTYYIVDNMAPDIQPLGEFFALATIVVEGDPVAEPPPVFDPVGSIPEVFSAEPDHRREFVFHSGGGNFTINGSAFPDSPIVTIQAGQVEEWTLRNTSNVDHPFHIHQNDFAVISINGETVDTSTEGGGVYDYVSMRDTITIPAKGEVVVRWRVQPHFGKYVFHCHILTHEDAGMMMGVLAVFNPEQRRIAVGAGLGQGGGVLVQDGDGNPVGRVDPLPPSWKGGVSTAVGDLDGDLIEDVIAGPARRGSRGFVSIFDGATLREITRFRPFPEHPFAGVSLASGDLDRDGRPEIIAGRVGPGGSLVRIFGPDGSLVRELAGVLPGRFPDGVTVASADYNGDNYDDLAVGAGRFREPLVVGLDGYTLGVAHAMPPQELFSFTAPGGRSSGVQVSGGYLDPATRPGLLSNLITSPMLGRGAGTVSVWNVAPSLAMVHGSPNAHSVVQIGHDASETSPPELLSQFTPLRRRSPLGLNLQFNRLGFDGSPVVVSWQNAHRPVYTTIDDDGEPVEIGPTPG; via the coding sequence ATGACCTTCCTTCGACGCACCCGTCCGTCACGGACGCGAGGGCGACGTCCGGCGACCCTCCGGGGGATCCGCCCGACGATCCAGGCGCTGGAGCCCCGGCACCTGCTGGCGATCATCGTCCCGCCGACCTCCGACGGCCCGCTGCACGAGCCGCCGGTGATCCGGAGCGTCGACGGCGTGCTCGACGCCGACGTCACCGTGATCCGGGCCGGGCTGCCGGGCTCGGGGGCGCCGGTCCTCTCGGGCGACATGCCGATCTACTCCAAGCCGGTGCCGGCGAATTACCAGCCCCCCGCCGCGTTGAACTTCGCCGCCGGCTATCAGTTCACGACCGCCGACGGCACCGTGCTGCCCCCGCAGTTCCCCGGCCCCCTCCTGAAGATGGAGCCCGGCGACACGCTCGACCTGATCCTCCGCAACGACCTCGACGGCGCCAACGACGACCCGCCCCCCTACCCGGTCGCCTACACGACCAACTATCACACGCACGGCTTCCTCGTCAGCCCGCTGGGGGACGGCGACAACGTCTACCGGGCCATGCTGCCCGACGGCACCTTCCGGACCCGGATCGAGCTGCCCGAGACCCAGCAGCACGGCATCAACTGGTACCACACCCACCAGCACGGCTCGACCGCCGACCAGGTCTACGGCGGCCTCGCCGGCCTGATCCAGGTCGGCGACCCGCTCGACCCCTTCCCCCAGTACCGGGGCCGGTTCGACGAGCGGTTGCTGGCCCTCACCCTGGGCAACGTCGCCGTCGACCCGGCCACCGGCGATCGCACGCCCGACGACGTCGGCTACATCAACAACAACAAGCCCCCCTACCTGCAGGACTGGCAGAAGCGGGTCAACGGCCAGCTCAACCCGACCTTCACGCTGCGCCCCGGCGAGACGGAGATCTGGACCTTCGCCTCGATCGGCCGGACCGGCTTCTACAACCTCGGCGTGGTCGACGCCGACGGCGAGGCCCCCTGGCAGGGGACCGTCATCGCCCACGACGGCAACAGCCGCGACCTCGTCCCCCGGGCGCTCTCGCTCGACCTGCCCGAGCCCTACCTCGTCGAGGGCCTGAGCTTCGTCGCCCCGGGAGAACGGTTGACGATGGCCGTCACCGCGCCGACGGAGCCGGGCACCTACTACATCGTCGACAACATGGCTCCGGACATCCAGCCGCTCGGCGAGTTCTTCGCCCTGGCGACGATCGTGGTGGAGGGGGATCCGGTCGCCGAGCCCCCGCCGGTCTTCGACCCCGTCGGCTCGATCCCCGAGGTCTTCTCGGCGGAGCCGGACCACCGCCGGGAGTTCGTCTTCCACTCCGGGGGCGGCAACTTCACGATCAACGGCTCCGCCTTCCCCGACTCGCCGATCGTCACCATCCAGGCGGGCCAGGTGGAGGAGTGGACCTTGAGGAACACCTCGAACGTCGACCACCCCTTCCACATCCACCAGAACGACTTCGCCGTCATCTCCATCAACGGGGAGACGGTCGACACCTCGACCGAGGGGGGCGGGGTCTACGACTACGTCTCGATGCGGGACACGATCACGATCCCCGCCAAGGGCGAGGTGGTCGTCCGCTGGCGAGTGCAGCCGCACTTCGGCAAGTACGTCTTCCACTGCCACATCCTGACGCATGAAGACGCCGGAATGATGATGGGGGTGCTCGCCGTCTTCAACCCCGAGCAGCGCCGGATCGCCGTCGGCGCCGGGCTCGGCCAGGGGGGCGGCGTGCTCGTCCAGGACGGCGACGGCAACCCCGTCGGCCGCGTCGACCCCCTGCCCCCCTCGTGGAAGGGGGGCGTCTCCACCGCCGTCGGCGACCTGGACGGCGACCTCATCGAGGACGTCATCGCCGGCCCCGCCCGCCGGGGCTCCCGGGGGTTCGTCTCGATCTTCGACGGCGCGACCCTCCGGGAGATCACCCGCTTCCGCCCCTTCCCCGAGCACCCGTTCGCCGGGGTGAGCCTGGCCTCGGGCGACCTCGACCGCGACGGCCGCCCCGAGATCATCGCCGGCCGGGTCGGCCCCGGCGGCAGCCTCGTCCGGATCTTCGGGCCCGACGGCTCGCTCGTCCGGGAGCTGGCGGGCGTCCTCCCCGGCCGCTTCCCCGACGGCGTGACGGTGGCCAGCGCCGACTACAACGGCGACAACTACGACGACCTGGCCGTCGGCGCCGGCCGGTTCCGGGAGCCCCTGGTCGTCGGCCTCGACGGCTACACCCTGGGCGTCGCCCACGCGATGCCGCCCCAGGAGCTGTTCTCGTTCACCGCGCCCGGCGGCCGGTCCTCGGGCGTGCAGGTCTCCGGCGGCTACCTCGACCCGGCCACGCGCCCCGGCCTGCTCTCGAACCTGATCACCTCGCCGATGCTCGGCCGGGGGGCCGGCACGGTCTCGGTCTGGAACGTGGCGCCGAGCCTGGCGATGGTCCACGGCTCCCCCAACGCCCACTCGGTCGTCCAGATCGGCCACGACGCCTCGGAGACCTCGCCCCCGGAGCTGCTCTCGCAGTTCACCCCCCTGCGGCGGCGGTCCCCCCTCGGCCTGAACCTCCAGTTCAACCGGCTCGGCTTCGACGGCAGCCCCGTCGTCGTCTCCTGGCAGAACGCCCACCGGCCCGTCTACACCACGATCGACGACGACGGCGAGCCCGTCGAGATCGGGCCGACCCCGGGCTGA
- a CDS encoding sugar phosphate isomerase/epimerase family protein, protein MTERDPSGRGEGRGVSRRQAIRGALGGLAACAAVAPGAVGRAQDRPARTPTPMPKARYCLNTSTIRGQDSQVGVVEQIRIAGEAGYDGIEPWLRDIDRYVEEGGSLRDLAARIEDAGLAVPSAIGYARWAVDDDAERAEGLEQAKRDMAAIAEIGGTRIAAPPVGLTDRKYEDLLTLAGRYARLLELGERMGVVPQLEVWGFSKTFSRLGEVAFVAVESGRADACILPDVYHVYKGGSSLEGLRHLSGRTIRVFHLNDYPADPPRETISDADRVFPGDGVAPLGDLMAILDAIGFDGTFSLELFNRDYWQRDPMEVAVEGLRKMKQATGSGS, encoded by the coding sequence ATGACCGAACGAGATCCGTCGGGGCGGGGGGAGGGGCGGGGCGTCTCCCGCCGGCAGGCGATCCGGGGTGCCCTGGGAGGGCTGGCCGCCTGCGCGGCGGTCGCCCCGGGGGCGGTCGGCCGGGCCCAGGACCGGCCGGCCCGGACGCCGACGCCGATGCCGAAGGCCCGGTACTGCCTGAACACGAGCACGATCCGGGGGCAGGACTCCCAGGTCGGCGTGGTCGAGCAGATCCGGATCGCCGGGGAGGCCGGGTACGACGGCATCGAGCCCTGGCTCCGCGACATCGACCGATACGTCGAGGAGGGCGGGTCGCTCCGGGACCTCGCCGCCCGGATCGAGGACGCGGGCCTCGCCGTGCCCAGCGCCATCGGCTACGCCCGGTGGGCCGTGGACGACGACGCCGAACGCGCCGAGGGGCTGGAGCAGGCGAAGCGGGACATGGCCGCCATCGCCGAGATCGGCGGCACCCGGATCGCCGCCCCCCCCGTCGGGCTGACCGACCGGAAGTATGAGGATCTGCTCACCCTGGCCGGTCGCTATGCGAGGCTCCTGGAGCTGGGGGAGCGGATGGGCGTGGTCCCCCAGCTGGAGGTCTGGGGCTTCTCGAAGACCTTCAGCCGGCTGGGGGAGGTGGCCTTCGTCGCCGTCGAGAGCGGCCGGGCCGATGCCTGCATCCTGCCGGATGTCTATCACGTCTACAAGGGAGGGTCGAGCCTCGAAGGGCTCCGCCACCTCAGCGGCCGGACGATCCGGGTCTTCCACCTGAACGACTACCCGGCCGACCCCCCTCGCGAGACGATCTCCGACGCCGACCGCGTCTTCCCCGGCGACGGCGTCGCGCCCCTCGGCGACCTGATGGCCATCCTCGACGCCATCGGCTTCGACGGCACGTTTTCCCTCGAACTCTTCAACCGGGACTACTGGCAACGCGACCCGATGGAGGTGGCGGTGGAGGGACTCCGGAAGATGAAGCAGGCGACCGGCTCGGGGTCGTAA
- the mug gene encoding G/U mismatch-specific DNA glycosylase, with protein MPASRSPDPDRPPNPARPGRRPTAEELTASRGRTVPDLIAPGLRVLFCGINPSLYSAAVGHHFARPGNRFWPALFGGGFTDRLLQPHEGDELLRLGLGITNVVDRATASADELAPVEYVEGGRRLAEKVRAHRPSAVALLGITAYRLAFGRKHARVGPQPESLAGASLWVLPNPSGLNAHYTPAALAEQFRRLREAIAGGPIGAPGRPDATPGRD; from the coding sequence GTGCCCGCGTCCCGATCCCCGGACCCCGACCGACCGCCCAACCCGGCCCGGCCGGGGCGACGCCCCACGGCCGAGGAACTGACCGCGTCGAGGGGCCGCACCGTGCCGGACCTGATCGCCCCGGGGCTCCGCGTCCTGTTCTGCGGGATCAACCCGAGCCTCTACTCCGCCGCCGTCGGCCACCACTTCGCCCGGCCCGGCAACCGCTTCTGGCCCGCCCTGTTCGGGGGCGGGTTCACCGACCGCCTGCTCCAGCCCCACGAGGGGGACGAGCTGCTCCGCCTGGGCCTGGGCATCACCAACGTCGTCGACCGCGCCACCGCCTCGGCCGACGAGCTGGCCCCGGTCGAATACGTCGAGGGGGGCCGTCGGCTCGCCGAGAAGGTGCGGGCCCATCGCCCGTCGGCCGTCGCCCTGCTGGGCATCACCGCTTACCGGCTCGCCTTCGGCCGGAAGCACGCCCGGGTCGGCCCCCAGCCGGAGTCCCTCGCCGGCGCGTCCCTCTGGGTCCTGCCCAACCCCAGCGGCCTGAACGCCCACTACACCCCCGCCGCCCTCGCCGAGCAGTTCCGGAGGCTTCGCGAGGCGATCGCGGGTGGCCCGATCGGGGCACCGGGCCGACCCGATGCGACGCCGGGCCGCGATTGA
- a CDS encoding IS701 family transposase: protein MSKTYTPELDPEALSRLDAYAARFRDAFALDRPARWCPVYLRGLITDGERKSIEPLSRRVPLPPELAVKDPEQALQQFVSQSPWDEQAAWKRYRAVMAECFADPAGIFVIDDTTFPKQGKHSVGVQRQHCGALGKKANCQCAVSVHYVSPKGHCPLDLRLYLPESWLGDEARLDRAGVPEPERRMLTKGQIALELLDRVRGEGLPGQLVLADAGYGVSGPSRAGLAERGLHYIVGVTDELVVFTEEPRWIEPTAATGGRPQKRPRLAEGSPRPVSLRELASRTPRRKVTWREGTKGPMSGRFAWLRVWPGHGWATGDCAGEEPLWLLIEEQADGKLKYAFSNLPAGTSRLRAVRLWRSRWPVEQGYQQMKEELGLDHFEGRSWRGFHHHACLVMLAYGFLALEQRRARRGRPRPGKRGGAEVR, encoded by the coding sequence ATGAGCAAGACCTACACCCCCGAACTCGACCCCGAGGCCCTCTCACGCCTCGACGCCTACGCCGCCCGCTTCCGCGACGCCTTCGCCCTCGATCGGCCCGCCCGCTGGTGCCCGGTCTATCTCCGCGGCCTGATCACCGACGGCGAGCGCAAGAGCATCGAGCCGCTCTCCCGACGCGTCCCCCTGCCGCCCGAGCTGGCCGTCAAGGACCCCGAGCAGGCGCTGCAGCAGTTCGTCAGCCAGAGCCCCTGGGACGAGCAGGCGGCCTGGAAGCGCTACAGGGCCGTCATGGCCGAGTGCTTCGCCGACCCGGCCGGCATCTTCGTCATCGACGACACGACCTTCCCCAAGCAGGGCAAGCACTCCGTCGGGGTGCAGCGTCAGCACTGCGGCGCGCTGGGCAAGAAGGCCAACTGCCAGTGCGCCGTCTCGGTGCACTACGTCAGCCCGAAGGGGCACTGCCCGCTCGACCTGCGGCTGTACCTGCCGGAGAGCTGGCTGGGGGACGAGGCGCGCCTCGACCGGGCGGGCGTGCCCGAGCCGGAGCGGCGGATGCTGACCAAGGGGCAGATCGCCTTGGAGCTGCTGGACCGGGTCCGTGGCGAGGGGCTGCCGGGGCAGCTGGTGCTGGCCGACGCCGGCTACGGCGTCTCCGGGCCGTCCCGCGCCGGCCTGGCCGAGCGTGGCCTGCACTATATCGTCGGCGTCACCGACGAGTTGGTGGTCTTCACCGAGGAGCCCCGGTGGATCGAGCCGACGGCCGCGACGGGCGGCCGCCCGCAGAAGCGGCCCCGCCTGGCCGAGGGATCCCCCCGGCCGGTCAGCCTGAGGGAGCTGGCCTCGCGGACGCCGCGGCGGAAGGTCACCTGGCGCGAAGGGACGAAGGGCCCGATGTCGGGCCGCTTCGCCTGGCTGCGGGTCTGGCCGGGGCACGGCTGGGCCACCGGCGACTGTGCCGGCGAGGAGCCGCTCTGGCTGCTGATCGAGGAGCAGGCCGACGGCAAGCTCAAGTACGCCTTCAGCAACCTGCCGGCGGGCACCAGCCGCCTGCGGGCAGTGCGGCTGTGGCGGAGCCGCTGGCCGGTGGAGCAGGGCTACCAGCAGATGAAGGAGGAACTCGGGCTGGACCACTTCGAGGGCCGCTCCTGGCGCGGGTTCCACCACCATGCCTGCCTGGTGATGCTGGCCTACGGCTTCCTGGCACTCGAGCAGCGGCGAGCCCGCCGGGGTCGACCCCGGCCGGGCAAAAGGGGGGGCGCCGAGGTCCGGTGA